A portion of the Trichomycterus rosablanca isolate fTriRos1 chromosome 17, fTriRos1.hap1, whole genome shotgun sequence genome contains these proteins:
- the hyls1 gene encoding centriolar and ciliogenesis-associated protein HYSL1 — MESLDFSEEEIQEQLVALGYNNIPKQRLQEFKRDLDLLIRHEKSKSSTSAEWSSPKSNSTSNKSPPAFTKEKVQLPYAGSNYSYMYHANSTTYHQRQLLTSTFNEDSHDDVNMTHFDSYIKHSVGPGCIRPSTAPNRLEVEEVPSEIFHSVLEHDQTKKTHTDIHTNAKPAIKRKVLRKRRGQSQVCDESTYSEDSELVNELEDHLQQLRVSAPHRGQELDSESEETGSYSDRPSSASESLPSAFQIYIKGMSRSHSESDIRPRPKSFIRPVMDHPHTRNLKKMDPVARYFQYKQTWEMFKPPGEKSRKELHWAIREQLMYQPPPPKPQRVYVPNTYVVPTEKKRSALRWEIRHDLANGIIPTK, encoded by the exons ATGGAGAGCCTTGACTTTTCAGAAGAAGAAATCCAAGAACAGTTGGTTGCACTTGGGTACAACAACATACCAAAACAAAGACTGCAGGAGTTTAAACGAG ATCTGGACTTGCTGATTCGTCATGAAAAGTCCAAAAGTAGCACTTCAGCTGAGTGGAGTTCACCTAAATCTAACAGCACTTCAAACAAGAGTCCGCCTGCATTCACTAAAGAAAAAG TCCAGTTACCCTATGCTGGCTCCAACTACAGCTACATGTACCATGCCAATTCGACAACATATCACCAGAGACAG ctcCTGACTTCAACGTTCAATGAAGACAGTCATGATGATGTAAACATGACGCATTTCGACTCCTACATAAAGCATTCAGTGGGTCCTGGATGCATCAGACCATCTACAGCTCCCAACAGACTTGAAGTAGAAGAGGTGCCATCTGAGATATTCCATTCTGTACTGGAACATGATCAAACTAAGAAGACTCACACAGACATTCACACTAATGCTAAACCAGCTATCAAGAGAAAAGTGCTTAG GAAACGAAGGGGTCAGTCTCAAGTCTGTGATGAGTCTACCTATAGTGAGGACTCTG agctaGTGAATGAGTTGGAAGACCATTTACAGCAATTAAGGGTGTCTGCTCCTCACAGGGGACAGGAATTGGACTCTGAGAGCGAGGAGACAGGTAGCTATAGTGACAGACCCAGTTCTGCATCAGAGTCCCTACCAAGTGCTTTCCAAATCTACATCAAAGGCATG tcAAGATCACACAGCGAGAGTGACATCCGGCCTCGTCCCAAATCCT TTATTCGTCCTGTCATGGATCATCCACACACAAGAAACTTAAAGAAAATGGATCCTGTTGCAAG GTATTTCCAGTACAAACAGACTTGGGAGATGTTTAAGCCCCCTGGAGAGAAAAGCAGAAAAGAGCTGCACTGGGCAATTAGG GAACAACTTATGTACCAACCACCACCA CCAAAACCTCAGAGAGTTTATGTACCCAACACTTACGTAGTTCCTACAGAGAAGAAACGCTCCGCTCTAAGATGGGAGATCCGACACGACTTGGCAAACGGAATAATTCCAACAAAATAA
- the mrpl4 gene encoding large ribosomal subunit protein uL4m isoform X2, whose protein sequence is MHLISSLSGESTLPSNLLLPPNLIGVSRQKQVLPSGSDLPVLRRCDANIPAHLAPVQTWLHTLNSHESEPLGVVDLHPDVFSVPVRLDILHAVEVWQRNFKRISHAKVKSRAEVRGGGRKPWKQKGSGRARHGSIRSPLWRGGGVAHGPRGPTSYYYMLPMKVRVQGLKIALTAKLAQDYLHIVDSLEIPTPEPHYLEELVKHRQWGESVLIVDVGDEFPHNILKATENLKTVNIIPVLGLNVHSMLKHESLVLTLEAVKFLEKKLLWHDTRFTPLYPFKLPYNDMP, encoded by the exons ATGCAT CTGATCTCCTCTCTGTCTGGAGAAAGCACACTGCCATCAAATTTACTCCTTCCACCTAATCTTATTGGAGTTTCACGCCAAA AGCAAGTCCTTCCTTCTGGTTCAGACCTTCCCGTGTTGCGCAGATGTGATGCTAATATTCCAGCTCATCTTGCGCCTGTACAAACATGGCTGCACACTTTAAATAGTCATGAGAGTGAGCCTCTGGGGGTTGTAGACCTCCATCCTGATGTGTTTTCTGTGCCTGTCAG GCTTGATATACTTCATGCTGTGGAGGTCTGGCAGAGGAATTTCAAGAGAATT AGCCATGCCAAGGTAAAGAGCAGGGCGGAGGTCAGAGGTGGAGGCCGAAAACCCTGGAAACAGAAGGGCAGTGGACGTGCTCGCCATGGAAGCATTCGCTCCCCCTTATGGAGAGGAG GTGGTGTTGCTCATGGCCCAAGAGGACCAACCAGCTATTATTACATGCTGCCTATGAAAGTGCGTGTACAAGGACTAAAAATAGCACTGACAGCCAAGCTAGCTCAG GATTATCTTCATATTGTTGATTCATTGGAGATTCCCACTCCAGAGCCACACTATCTAGAGGAGCTGGTCAAACACAGACAATGGGGAGAGTCCGTCCTTATTGTAGACGT AGGGGACGAGTTTCCACACAACATTCTCAAGGCCACAGAAAATTTGAAGACTGTGAATATCATTCCAGTATTAG GCCTAAATGTTCACAGCATGCTGAAACATGAAAGTCTGGTCCTCACTCTGGAGGCTGTGAAGTTTCTAGAAAAGAAGCTGCTGTGGCACGACACACGATTTACCCCACTGTACCCTTTCAAACTGCCTTATAATGACATGCCATGA
- the c17h6orf120 gene encoding UPF0669 protein C6orf120 homolog isoform X2: protein MVLRFGVLLLLVHFSQVQPFLEASDVFSVPDEWVLLHVVQGHIGAGNYSYLRLNHDGRIILHMRSLKGDADLYVSDKTLRPDFDTYKLQSATCGHDVVVVPGDFVRPVGIGIYGHPFYMESEFEMKVFYDQTALTEDLFQRESQDEAPEQPKYRQQGTEDDQEEEEPIVWTILIGILKIILEILF from the coding sequence ATGGTGCTGCgttttggtgttttgttgttgctGGTGCACTTCTCTCAGGTCCAGCCTTTTCTGGAGGCTTCTGATGTTTTCTCTGTACCTGATGAATGGGTCCTGCTTCATGTTGTCCAAGGTCACATTGGGGCTGGCAACTACAGCTACCTGCGTCTCAACCACGACGGTCGAATCATCTTGCACATGCGCAGCCTCAAGGGTGATGCCGATCTGTATGTGTCCGACAAGACGCTGCGCCCGGACTTTGATACTTATAAGCTACAGTCTGCCACTTGTGGCCACGATGTGGTGGTGGTTCCAGGCGACTTTGTTAGACCTGTGGGCATTGGCATctatggacaccccttctacaTGGAGAGCGAGTTTGAGATGAAGGTGTTTTATGATCAGACAGCTTTGACCGAGGATCTGTTTCAAAGGGAGTCCCAGGATGAGGCTCCTGAACAGCCCAAGTACCGACAGCAGGGCACTGAGGATGatcaggaggaggaggagcccATTGTATGGACCATTCTTATTGGAATACTCAAGATAATACTTGAaattttgttttga
- the c17h6orf120 gene encoding UPF0669 protein C6orf120 homolog isoform X1 — protein sequence MVLRFGVLLLLVHFSQVQPFLEASDVFSVPDEWVLLHVVQGHIGAGNYSYLRLNHDGRIILHMRSLKGDADLYVSDKTLRPDFDTYKLQSATCGHDVVVVPGDFVRPVGIGIYGHPFYMESEFEMKVFYDQTALTEDLFQRESQDEAPEQPKYRQQGTEDDQEEEEPILLLSTGPRLKDYRTRITGKLIELDRSFTSQDLMACVIYRCSVKS from the exons ATGGTGCTGCgttttggtgttttgttgttgctGGTGCACTTCTCTCAGGTCCAGCCTTTTCTGGAGGCTTCTGATGTTTTCTCTGTACCTGATGAATGGGTCCTGCTTCATGTTGTCCAAGGTCACATTGGGGCTGGCAACTACAGCTACCTGCGTCTCAACCACGACGGTCGAATCATCTTGCACATGCGCAGCCTCAAGGGTGATGCCGATCTGTATGTGTCCGACAAGACGCTGCGCCCGGACTTTGATACTTATAAGCTACAGTCTGCCACTTGTGGCCACGATGTGGTGGTGGTTCCAGGCGACTTTGTTAGACCTGTGGGCATTGGCATctatggacaccccttctacaTGGAGAGCGAGTTTGAGATGAAGGTGTTTTATGATCAGACAGCTTTGACCGAGGATCTGTTTCAAAGGGAGTCCCAGGATGAGGCTCCTGAACAGCCCAAGTACCGACAGCAGGGCACTGAGGATGatcaggaggaggaggagcccATT TTACTTCTGAGCACAGGGCCTAGATTGAAGGATTACAGGACAAGGATTACAGGAAAATTGATCGAACTTGATAGGTCGTTCACGTCTCAAGATTTGATGGCGTGTGTGATATATCGTTGTAGTGTAAaatcatga
- the mrpl4 gene encoding large ribosomal subunit protein uL4m isoform X1 produces MFRVSLTVCARTLVSKRLISSLSGESTLPSNLLLPPNLIGVSRQKQVLPSGSDLPVLRRCDANIPAHLAPVQTWLHTLNSHESEPLGVVDLHPDVFSVPVRLDILHAVEVWQRNFKRISHAKVKSRAEVRGGGRKPWKQKGSGRARHGSIRSPLWRGGGVAHGPRGPTSYYYMLPMKVRVQGLKIALTAKLAQDYLHIVDSLEIPTPEPHYLEELVKHRQWGESVLIVDVGDEFPHNILKATENLKTVNIIPVLGLNVHSMLKHESLVLTLEAVKFLEKKLLWHDTRFTPLYPFKLPYNDMP; encoded by the exons ATGTTCAGAGTTAGCTTGACAGTATGCGCAAGGACGTTGGTTTCTAAACGG CTGATCTCCTCTCTGTCTGGAGAAAGCACACTGCCATCAAATTTACTCCTTCCACCTAATCTTATTGGAGTTTCACGCCAAA AGCAAGTCCTTCCTTCTGGTTCAGACCTTCCCGTGTTGCGCAGATGTGATGCTAATATTCCAGCTCATCTTGCGCCTGTACAAACATGGCTGCACACTTTAAATAGTCATGAGAGTGAGCCTCTGGGGGTTGTAGACCTCCATCCTGATGTGTTTTCTGTGCCTGTCAG GCTTGATATACTTCATGCTGTGGAGGTCTGGCAGAGGAATTTCAAGAGAATT AGCCATGCCAAGGTAAAGAGCAGGGCGGAGGTCAGAGGTGGAGGCCGAAAACCCTGGAAACAGAAGGGCAGTGGACGTGCTCGCCATGGAAGCATTCGCTCCCCCTTATGGAGAGGAG GTGGTGTTGCTCATGGCCCAAGAGGACCAACCAGCTATTATTACATGCTGCCTATGAAAGTGCGTGTACAAGGACTAAAAATAGCACTGACAGCCAAGCTAGCTCAG GATTATCTTCATATTGTTGATTCATTGGAGATTCCCACTCCAGAGCCACACTATCTAGAGGAGCTGGTCAAACACAGACAATGGGGAGAGTCCGTCCTTATTGTAGACGT AGGGGACGAGTTTCCACACAACATTCTCAAGGCCACAGAAAATTTGAAGACTGTGAATATCATTCCAGTATTAG GCCTAAATGTTCACAGCATGCTGAAACATGAAAGTCTGGTCCTCACTCTGGAGGCTGTGAAGTTTCTAGAAAAGAAGCTGCTGTGGCACGACACACGATTTACCCCACTGTACCCTTTCAAACTGCCTTATAATGACATGCCATGA
- the mrpl4 gene encoding large ribosomal subunit protein uL4m isoform X3, whose translation MFRVSLTVCARTLVSKRLISSLSGESTLPSNLLLPPNLIGVSRQKQVLPSGSDLPVLRRCDANIPAHLAPVQTWLHTLNSHESEPLGVVDLHPDVFSVPVRLDILHAVEVWQRNFKRISHAKVKSRAEVRGGGRKPWKQKGSGRARHGSIRSPLWRGGGVAHGPRGPTSYYYMLPMKVRVQGLKIALTAKLAQDYLHIVDSLEIPTPEPHYLEELVKHRQWGESVLIVDVGDEFPHNILKATENLKTVNIIPVLVWFSAYLLRSDLGSLL comes from the exons ATGTTCAGAGTTAGCTTGACAGTATGCGCAAGGACGTTGGTTTCTAAACGG CTGATCTCCTCTCTGTCTGGAGAAAGCACACTGCCATCAAATTTACTCCTTCCACCTAATCTTATTGGAGTTTCACGCCAAA AGCAAGTCCTTCCTTCTGGTTCAGACCTTCCCGTGTTGCGCAGATGTGATGCTAATATTCCAGCTCATCTTGCGCCTGTACAAACATGGCTGCACACTTTAAATAGTCATGAGAGTGAGCCTCTGGGGGTTGTAGACCTCCATCCTGATGTGTTTTCTGTGCCTGTCAG GCTTGATATACTTCATGCTGTGGAGGTCTGGCAGAGGAATTTCAAGAGAATT AGCCATGCCAAGGTAAAGAGCAGGGCGGAGGTCAGAGGTGGAGGCCGAAAACCCTGGAAACAGAAGGGCAGTGGACGTGCTCGCCATGGAAGCATTCGCTCCCCCTTATGGAGAGGAG GTGGTGTTGCTCATGGCCCAAGAGGACCAACCAGCTATTATTACATGCTGCCTATGAAAGTGCGTGTACAAGGACTAAAAATAGCACTGACAGCCAAGCTAGCTCAG GATTATCTTCATATTGTTGATTCATTGGAGATTCCCACTCCAGAGCCACACTATCTAGAGGAGCTGGTCAAACACAGACAATGGGGAGAGTCCGTCCTTATTGTAGACGT AGGGGACGAGTTTCCACACAACATTCTCAAGGCCACAGAAAATTTGAAGACTGTGAATATCATTCCAGTATTAG TCTGGTTTTCAGCGTACCTGTTAAGGTCTGATCTTGGCAGTTTACTATAG